In Gloeocapsa sp. DLM2.Bin57, the genomic window GCCTTCAGCTTGGGTTTGATCAATCCCTTGTCCGATTAGTCGCATCATCGCTGAAGTTGACTCAGTAAAAGGGATATCTTCAAAGCGACCTTGTATTTTTGCCCATTCGTTACGCTGAATTGTCGCTAATCTTTGACTATAATCAGCAAAAGCTTGATGGAGGATTCCTAGTAGAAAAACGGGATAATCATGATCTTTGGGTAATTCTGAGATTTGTTGTAATAAATATAAATCTTCTGCGCCTTGGTTATAAGAAGCATATTCTAAACTTTTACCTAATTCATCAATAATTATAAAAATCCCTGCTTTTGAGGCTTTAGCGAGTTCTTGAATAACTCTGAGTACATCTTGACTAGGAATCTGATTACCTGTGCTGATTTTTTGAGTTAAATCTGTTAATTTAGTGATAATGGGGATGTTTTGGCGTTCTGCCGCTGTCCAATAGCTTTCTATTCCCCTATTTAAAGCGCGAATGATGGTATGAGTGATTGACTCTCTTTCTGCTGTTGCTACTGCGCGCAGATAACCACCTGGGGGTAAACTTTCAGCTAAGGTTTGATAGTCTTGACTCGCTTCTCCTAATGTCTGCTTGGCAATTTCTAAAGCTTTGTTACGTAATTGATGATTCTCTTGAGTTAACAGAGATGCTAAAAATTGCGCTAAGGCTGATTTTCCTGTACCATAGACACTAGTAATCGTCCAAGCGCGGTTTCCTTCCTGAGATTGCAGACCATTAATGATGCGTTTTAGGGTATTTATAGCCCTTTCAGTGGGAATATACCCTTTTAGCATCTCTAAGCTATCGATATCGCGTTCTAGGTTGACAGAACGAGCATAACGACGGTTAATAGTAATGTATTGAGAGAGGTACTTACTCATAATAATGATCGAGAATCTCCTTAGCTAATTGTAAAGGATCATCAGCTTGGAAGGATAGTTGAATTAAGCCTGCGGTATCTGATAAAGTAATTTTGGGATTATCTCTAGCTACCTTCTCAATGGCTGAACATAATGCTTCTTCTGTTAGTTTAAATACTCTTCCCGGACTTCCGACATCATAGAGTAACCGAGAAATATTTAAGGTTTTAGCACCAGAATGATCAAAACTGGAATATTCTAAACAGGTAGCGACGATAATGTCTGCGGGTAAAGTGGTTTTTGCACCAATACGGAAAGTATAACGCTTTGCTTCTCCCGCGGTATGAATCAACCCTAGTTGACTAAAAGGACAATCAATGGAATCCTCAATTAATCCTTTGCTTGAAGTTTGTTGAACATACATCCGCAAAATGCAGGAAATATCTTTATTTAGGGATGAATCTGCGGTTATTTTGCCTAAATTCTCTTGATATGACTTTAAACCTTGTGTTAAGTCTTGTTCGTAAAATTCTCCTCCTCGAAATAAATTAAAGGTATAATACCAAGCAGCAGCTTGACAAGTTG contains:
- a CDS encoding DUF4007 family protein, producing the protein MTTRLTFVTVTPITPVTPIFARHETFHTRYGWLKKGFDLASEDSSIFNADNAPLRLGVGKNMVRSIRYWCHAFKVLENDQPTPFGNQLLSDQGYDPYLENPASLWLLHWYLLKPTCQAAAWYYTFNLFRGGEFYEQDLTQGLKSYQENLGKITADSSLNKDISCILRMYVQQTSSKGLIEDSIDCPFSQLGLIHTAGEAKRYTFRIGAKTTLPADIIVATCLEYSSFDHSGAKTLNISRLLYDVGSPGRVFKLTEEALCSAIEKVARDNPKITLSDTAGLIQLSFQADDPLQLAKEILDHYYE